Proteins encoded by one window of Geobacter sp. DSM 9736:
- a CDS encoding acetyl-CoA hydrolase/transferase C-terminal domain-containing protein: MSEYGTLQDRVRCKSLMNKVMKPEDTVQFFKPGMNLGWSGFTPAGYPKVVPIALADHVEKNGLQGKMKFNLFIGASVGAETEDRWATLDMIDRRWPYQTGKNIAAGINEGRIRMGDKHLSLFAQDLGYGFYTKDSPTGKLDLAIIEVSAITEDGGLVPTSSCGVIPEILMICDKIIVEVNTGQPSFEGIHDLITPQTPPNRQVFNITKADSRIGQTFIPCDPNKIIAVVESKLRDQGRAFAEQDDTSEAIANHVIDFFTAEVKAGRLPKNLLPIQSGVGSIANAVIGGLAKGPFKNLTVFTEVLQDTMLDLFDSGKLDAASSCSLSLSANPGFPRFFENMDKYFDKIVLRPLSISNAPEPIRRLGCIAMNTPVEIDIYAHANSTLVGGTRMINGLGGSGDFLRNGYLKMMHTPSSRPSKTDPTGISCVVPHCSHIDHTEHDLDCVITEQGLADLRGLAPKDRARRIIEKCAHPDYKAQLTEYLDIAEKDCLKRKVGHEPQLWDRAFKMHLNLERNGTMKLKNWDVKIDLCE, encoded by the coding sequence ATGTCTGAGTACGGCACACTGCAAGATCGCGTCCGCTGTAAGTCGCTGATGAACAAGGTCATGAAGCCCGAGGACACCGTCCAGTTCTTCAAACCGGGTATGAACCTCGGCTGGTCGGGCTTTACCCCCGCCGGTTACCCCAAAGTGGTACCCATCGCGCTTGCAGACCACGTGGAGAAGAACGGCCTGCAGGGCAAGATGAAGTTCAACCTCTTCATCGGCGCCTCGGTTGGTGCGGAAACCGAAGACCGCTGGGCCACCCTCGACATGATCGACCGCCGCTGGCCGTACCAGACCGGCAAGAATATCGCCGCCGGCATCAACGAGGGGCGCATCCGGATGGGTGACAAACACCTCTCCCTCTTCGCCCAGGACCTCGGCTACGGCTTCTACACCAAGGATTCCCCCACAGGCAAGCTCGACCTCGCAATCATTGAAGTCTCCGCAATCACCGAAGACGGCGGCCTTGTTCCGACCTCCTCCTGCGGCGTCATACCTGAAATCCTCATGATCTGCGACAAGATCATCGTTGAGGTCAACACCGGACAGCCTTCGTTTGAAGGCATCCACGACCTGATCACCCCGCAAACCCCGCCGAACCGGCAAGTTTTTAACATCACCAAGGCCGATTCCAGGATAGGCCAGACCTTTATTCCATGCGATCCAAACAAGATCATCGCTGTGGTCGAGTCCAAGCTGCGCGACCAGGGCCGCGCGTTCGCCGAGCAGGACGACACGTCTGAAGCTATTGCCAATCATGTCATCGACTTCTTCACTGCTGAAGTGAAAGCCGGGCGTCTGCCGAAGAACCTGCTGCCGATCCAGTCGGGCGTCGGCTCCATCGCAAATGCCGTCATCGGCGGCCTTGCCAAGGGTCCTTTTAAAAACCTGACTGTTTTCACCGAGGTGCTCCAGGATACCATGCTCGATCTGTTCGATTCGGGCAAGCTTGACGCGGCCTCCTCCTGTTCCTTGTCCCTCTCCGCAAATCCCGGGTTCCCGCGTTTCTTCGAGAACATGGACAAGTACTTCGACAAGATCGTATTGCGCCCACTCTCCATCTCCAACGCACCTGAACCGATCCGTCGCCTCGGGTGCATTGCCATGAACACCCCGGTCGAGATCGATATCTATGCACATGCCAACTCGACTCTTGTTGGCGGTACCCGGATGATCAACGGCCTTGGCGGTTCCGGTGACTTCCTCCGCAACGGCTATCTCAAGATGATGCACACCCCGTCGTCACGTCCTTCCAAGACCGACCCGACCGGCATCTCCTGCGTCGTGCCGCACTGCTCGCACATCGACCACACCGAGCACGATCTTGACTGCGTAATCACCGAGCAGGGACTCGCCGACCTCCGCGGCCTGGCGCCGAAGGACCGCGCTCGCCGCATCATCGAGAAGTGTGCACATCCCGACTACAAGGCGCAGTTGACCGAGTACCTCGATATCGCCGAGAAAGACTGCCTCAAGCGCAAGGTTGGGCACGAGCCGCAACTGTGGGACCGCGCGTTCAAAATGCATCTCAACCTGGAGCGTAACGGCACGATGAAGCTCAAGAACTGGGATGTCAAGATCGACCTCTGCGAGTAG
- a CDS encoding bifunctional 2-polyprenyl-6-hydroxyphenol methylase/3-demethylubiquinol 3-O-methyltransferase UbiG yields MATVQEHYDNLLADYYSWLFGDYEEKVAGNEAFFAGRGIVARRSGKAIDLGAGSGFQSLALGRLGFSVLSVDTSSTLLRELECRRGDLPVTTILGDMLETVSNLNEPVELCVCMGDTLPHLTSAGQVVNLVEEVFRILAPRGLFVITYRDLSFELDGVDRFIPVKSDPDTIFTCFLEYGEQHVMVHDLVYQRRGGGWDLLKSCYPKLRLPLDPLLGLFTEVGFDIEECGSNGGMVTIICSKPGGETDF; encoded by the coding sequence ATGGCGACGGTGCAGGAGCACTACGACAACCTGCTTGCCGATTACTATTCCTGGCTTTTCGGAGACTATGAAGAAAAGGTTGCGGGAAACGAGGCCTTTTTTGCCGGGCGCGGTATCGTGGCGCGCAGATCGGGTAAGGCCATCGATCTGGGAGCAGGCTCAGGGTTCCAGTCGCTGGCTTTGGGGCGCCTCGGGTTCAGCGTGTTGTCGGTGGATACATCTTCGACCCTGCTCCGGGAGCTTGAATGCCGGCGGGGGGATTTGCCGGTTACGACGATCCTGGGTGACATGTTAGAGACCGTAAGTAATCTGAATGAGCCGGTGGAGCTTTGTGTATGCATGGGTGACACCCTGCCGCATCTGACATCGGCAGGGCAGGTGGTGAACCTTGTCGAGGAAGTTTTTCGCATCCTGGCTCCCCGGGGTCTCTTCGTGATTACGTATCGCGATCTTTCATTCGAGCTGGACGGAGTCGACAGGTTCATTCCGGTGAAAAGCGACCCGGATACGATTTTCACCTGCTTTCTCGAATACGGGGAGCAGCATGTCATGGTCCATGATCTGGTCTACCAGCGGAGGGGAGGCGGCTGGGATCTTCTCAAGAGCTGCTACCCCAAGTTGCGCCTGCCGCTCGATCCGCTGCTGGGGCTGTTTACGGAGGTCGGTTTTGATATCGAGGAGTGCGGAAGCAATGGCGGAATGGTTACTATTATCTGTTCAAAGCCTGGCGGAGAGACCGACTTCTGA
- a CDS encoding bacteriohemerythrin: MLVEWREELATGNPTIDSQHKELFRRLEGLSKACQEGKGRQELHGLLQFLREYVVRHFADEERLQLEYGYPDYRHHKAQHDGFVAEIAALDSQLASEGTTLPLMVLTNSVVFNWLGNHIIRMDSKLADFVRKSETADEVTPSRN; the protein is encoded by the coding sequence ATGCTTGTCGAATGGCGGGAAGAGCTCGCGACGGGGAATCCGACCATAGATTCCCAGCACAAGGAACTGTTCAGAAGACTGGAAGGGCTGTCCAAGGCATGTCAGGAGGGGAAGGGGCGGCAGGAGCTGCATGGCCTCCTTCAGTTCCTGCGAGAGTATGTTGTACGGCATTTTGCAGACGAGGAACGGCTGCAGCTTGAGTACGGATACCCCGACTACCGCCACCACAAGGCGCAGCACGACGGTTTTGTGGCCGAGATAGCCGCACTCGACTCTCAGCTGGCCTCGGAGGGTACTACTCTCCCGCTCATGGTGCTCACAAACAGCGTCGTCTTCAACTGGCTCGGCAACCACATCATCAGAATGGACTCCAAACTAGCGGATTTCGTTCGCAAGTCAGAGACCGCGGATGAGGTCACTCCTTCACGAAACTGA
- the msrB gene encoding peptide-methionine (R)-S-oxide reductase MsrB: MTLFCECAGAAAILQFYSVARKGYVSMEKVRKSDEEWRSALSPEQFEVTRRKGTERPFANAYWDKHDRGIYRCVCCGLDLFRSETKYESGTGWPSFTAPVAPENIRTAEDRSWFTRRTEVLCARCDSHLGHVFEDGPPPGGLRYCMNSAALSFVKE; this comes from the coding sequence ATGACTTTATTCTGCGAGTGCGCCGGGGCGGCCGCGATCCTCCAGTTCTATTCGGTTGCCCGGAAAGGATATGTATCTATGGAGAAGGTACGGAAAAGCGACGAGGAGTGGCGAAGCGCACTGTCGCCTGAGCAGTTCGAGGTGACGCGGCGCAAGGGAACGGAAAGGCCCTTCGCGAACGCCTACTGGGATAAGCATGACAGGGGGATCTACCGCTGTGTCTGTTGCGGCCTGGATCTTTTCCGCTCCGAAACGAAGTACGAATCGGGGACAGGGTGGCCCAGTTTCACTGCTCCCGTTGCTCCCGAGAACATACGGACCGCCGAGGACCGCTCATGGTTCACTCGACGAACGGAAGTCCTCTGCGCTCGCTGTGACTCCCATCTCGGGCATGTCTTCGAAGACGGTCCGCCCCCTGGAGGCCTGCGCTACTGCATGAATTCAGCCGCCCTCAGTTTCGTGAAGGAGTGA